CGTAACACATACTCCGTACTACAAAATCAAACTTCTGCTATCAATCTATCATGAAAccctaaacaaaacaaaatatgcaTCCTCATCATCAACCACAAAACCTCAAAATCATTACTAATATTCTACTATTCATTTTATATctatcatcaccaccaccaatcGCCGCCGTAGATTTCTTATTCAACTCATTCCACAACACGAGCGACCTTCTACTAATCCGTGACGCACGTATCCAACCGCCTGTAATCCGTTTATCCAATGATTCAAATCAATGGTCCGTTGGCCGAGCTTTCTACTCTACTCAAATTCAAATGATCCGACCCGGATCCGGAAACCTCACTACTTTCTCAACTCAATTTGTTTTCTCAATTTTGCCTGAAATCAGTTCCAGTCCAGGTTTCGGTATCGCTTTCGTGTTATCAAATTCCACCGAACCTAACGGCGCGATCGGCGGTCAGTATCTAGGGCTTTTTTCCGGCACTGCTGCACAAACGGCAGCTCCACTTATTGCGGTGGAATTCGACACTGGTGCGAATGATTTCTGTACTTATATATAGCAATATAACTATAATCTTATCTTATTATTTCGTATAGTCGAATAAATATGATATCATTCTTTCTAAAAATAGCAATCCACAATAGCTGGGATACAATTACGTGCACATAGCCCTTATATTTGGTAGAAATTACAAAATTTTATTAATTTCTTTTTTGTAcggcgatttttttttttttttttttttttttttttttttttgtcatcaggtcaggtagatcatttatttcaacgactctTGTCATTTGCATGTAACACACACGTTCAGGCGGAAACTCGAACCCGATCGATGGTAACCGGGAACACATTCATTCTGGCAGTGTTCCGGGTAGAGGTTCGTGAATGAATCcgataaaacctccctatagggtcaatatataccaccatattattggtgttcaattggtttaaagaaaatcatgtcatccctaaatcGAACCCATGTCATCCCTAATTTTATTAATTACTACTAATCTATTTTCATTTTTTTACATGGCGCAGGTGCAAATACTGAGTTTAATGAAACAAATGGGAATCATGTAGGTATTGATTTGAATAATATTGAATCTGAAGTGTATGTTACTGCTGGTTATTATAATTCTAATGGAACATTCATTTCTTTAAATATGCGAAACGGACAAAATGTACATGTTTGGATTGAGTTTGATGGATTTAGATCAGAGATTAATGTTACTATTGCTCCTGTTGGTATGTCTAGACCAGTTAGACAGTTGCTAAGTTACCGAAATTCGATTATTGCAAATTATGTGTCTCGTGACATGTATGTTGGGTTTTCGGCTGCTAAAACTACCTGGGTTGAAGCACAAAGAATTCTTGCATGGAGTTTTAGTGACGAAGGTGTTGCAAGAAATGTTAATACTACCGGTTTGCCGGTTTTCTTAGCTCGATCAGGGTCGGGTTCTGGTTTGTCGACTGGAGCGAAAGTTGGTGTTATTTGTGGTTCGGTGGTGGGTTTTTTGTGCTTGATAGGTCTATGTTATTATGGATggttgaagtatcatgatggggaTGATGAAGATGAGGTTGAAGATTGGGAGCTTGAATACTGGCCTCATCGGTACTCATATGAAGAGCTAAAGAAAGCTACTAATGAGTTTTCAGATAAACAAGTTCTTGGGGCAGGTGGATTTGGTAAAGTTTTCAAAGGAACATTGGATAATGCGACTGAAGTGGCAGTAAAATGCGTGAATCATGATTCGAAGCAAGGTTTGAGGGAATTCATGGCTGAGATTTCGAGTATGGGTAGGCTTAAACACAAAAATTTGGTTCAAATGAAAGGTTGGTGTAGAAAACGAAATGAGTTACTTCTTGTATATGATTACATGCCAAATGGAAGTCTTAATAATTGGATCTTTGATAAGCCAAAGAACGTGTTAGGTTGGGAAGGGCGGAAAAAAGTGTTGGCTGACGTGGCGGAGGGTTTGAATTATTTGCATCACGGGTGGGAACAAGTAGTGGTGCATAGAGATATTAAGTCTAGTAATGTGTTATTGGATTTGGATATGCAGGCCCGGTTGGGTGATTTTGGGTTAGCAAAGCTGTATGCACAAGGTGAAGAACCGGGGACCACAAGAGTGGTGGGTACACTCGGGTATTTGGCACCCGAGCTAGCCATGTTGGCATCACCAACAACGGCTAGTGATGTTTATAGCTTTGGGGTGGTGGTGTTAGAAGTGGCGTGTGGGCGGAAACCTATTGAAATGTGGCAGGATAGGGAAGAAGATATAGTTTTGGTGGATTTGGTAAGAGAAAAGTATATAGAGGGAAAGTTAAGTGAGCTTGCAGATGAGAGAATTAAGGGAGAATATAATGTGGATGAAATGGAAGCGGTTTTGAAACTCGGGTTAAGTTGTTGCCACCCTGATCCGCCACGTAGGCCGAGTATGAGTGAGGTTGTGGCGGTCTTGTTGGGTGAGGATACCACCGTTGCTCCAAAAGTTATGCTTCGAGGTACCATGGAAGAACCATCACCATAACCATATTTGTTTTTTCTCTATTGTGATATACTATAGTTTTTTGATTTGTTTATTATTGTTTAAAAATGATAACATGAGATTGCCCTCATTGTATTACCTACTATAACTGGTTTCTCAAGGAGGGAAaatttgatgttatctttgtataTTAATTCAATATAGCTTGATAGTTCTTGAAAGTCTGTATCTTTTTGTTGCAAAACTGTACAATTACAATCTCTACCAGTTCAATTTTGGCAATATATTATCTCCAATACTCAAGTTAGCTAAAAATTTTAAACATTTCTATAAAAAGCCTAATAGTTTGAAAAATGTATTAAATGTTTATAACTTCTTCCAATGTTATACTGGAGTATTCAAAAGTCCAAATACGATTTTAGTAATATTTCTTTGACAATCATATTCAATACATGTATCTTTTATAACATTACATCAGATAAAGACAAGAAGTATTGGTGGACCAACTTGACCCAACCcagtttgacccgttacccaacctgTCCTACTCACATATTGCTTCTTCAACAAAATTGGATCAATTCTTAGGCGCTGGCAATAAATACCATAAATGACACCTCTTTAGTCAATTGCTAGATATAAAGTTGATCAAGTGATGAAATTAGACTGATAAGTTGCTGCAGCCGTGGACCCTTTTGAATTAATATTTTTCCATgccgtactagtcaaaaataaatcCTTTGGACTTAGTATTGTGTCCATACCATATTAGTCAAAATTATATATTGTTAACAAACGTGTGAAAATATTCAATAACAATTTGATGTTTAACTAGTCAAGCCACGACAAGTTAAAAACTGATTCTATGTTTGAAATAAAAGCCGTTTTAGTCTGTTAGCTGCTAGAAAAATCGAATGTGAAATAGACTGCACCGTAAGTGGTTCTAATCGGACTATATTATCCTATATCCCGGTTAGGTCTTAAGTAGTCTGTCAGTTAACTGCTCTTTAACCCATACATCTTTTGGTCCTGAACTATAAACACAGTGCTGAACCATTAACTAGGACCGGGATTCTTGGGTCCTTGATTCATTTGTGCATCTCTAGATAACAGCAATACCATAAGCGACATAGCTTAATGATTCATTTCCCAAATACCATATAACTCGATTTACATACATAAACTAGGCAACTAGCTATGTGTAGCATATATACTGTTACTAATTCCTATTCTTCAAAACAAAATTATAAGGACTTTGAGTCTACAAATTGTGCATAGATGGAATACCTTTTACTCGTACAATTAAACATAGTATACATACAATCCTGTAGAATGAAGTTAGGGGAGTGGAAATTGAAGTACCTTTTCTTTCTTTGAGCACCATTAATTGAACCTTGAGAATTCAACCGGCAAACTGAAGCTACTGACTCCTTTATATCTTCGGGCCCACATACCAAGACCCCTACGTAGGACTCGCCCATTTCATTCGGGAATTTTGTGAATGTATCTGATTAATGTACATGTTACATGAATAAAATCGAGCATGTGAAGTAGATGTGATAGTTTTAGCCCATGATCTTATGAAAGGGTTGATTAACACAGGTAATTCAGGTAGAACAAAGAAGAGTATAAAACGAATATGCCTAACAGATCAAAAGTTGTGCGAAGAGTATTCTAATGCATAAGACCTCATGAACAAACTGCAAAAAATATTTTTAAGAACATCATTAGTTTTGAATATGAAATATTTTAGGTCAGCCCGACCTGACCTATTTGGACCCAGTTTAAGAACCTAATTACTCCGTAAAATTTTACCCATTTGACCGTTAGGGATTAAATATAACgtggctctattgagtcgacaacaatcgtcgatttattggcgacttgaccgactcttagagcctaaattaaatttcatgcaggatttaaaatccatggaaatttgattctaccattttcatggtgtctattattatttttattttatttaaaaaaaaaaaaaactttttcctacttaaaggccaggccggaggtcctctcggaagcaatctctttatccgttgaataaagagagggatgcatttctctactcttgagagtgtttcactctgggtggagaaatgacttctctttattctcggataggggaaggattgtctacatctcacctcccccatacaccactcatgtggtattgggttttgttgttgttgttgttgttggatgaaatATAACTTGAATTGACTCATTCttaaataaatgggtcgaaattgtaaCATCCAGTACCTTAGGAAGTTTGTTGATGCAAGTCCATATGGGTCCTTCAACTGAAACTGGAATGCACCT
This window of the Rutidosis leptorrhynchoides isolate AG116_Rl617_1_P2 chromosome 7, CSIRO_AGI_Rlap_v1, whole genome shotgun sequence genome carries:
- the LOC139857343 gene encoding L-type lectin-domain containing receptor kinase S.1; translation: MHPHHQPQNLKIITNILLFILYLSSPPPIAAVDFLFNSFHNTSDLLLIRDARIQPPVIRLSNDSNQWSVGRAFYSTQIQMIRPGSGNLTTFSTQFVFSILPEISSSPGFGIAFVLSNSTEPNGAIGGQYLGLFSGTAAQTAAPLIAVEFDTGANTEFNETNGNHVGIDLNNIESEVYVTAGYYNSNGTFISLNMRNGQNVHVWIEFDGFRSEINVTIAPVGMSRPVRQLLSYRNSIIANYVSRDMYVGFSAAKTTWVEAQRILAWSFSDEGVARNVNTTGLPVFLARSGSGSGLSTGAKVGVICGSVVGFLCLIGLCYYGWLKYHDGDDEDEVEDWELEYWPHRYSYEELKKATNEFSDKQVLGAGGFGKVFKGTLDNATEVAVKCVNHDSKQGLREFMAEISSMGRLKHKNLVQMKGWCRKRNELLLVYDYMPNGSLNNWIFDKPKNVLGWEGRKKVLADVAEGLNYLHHGWEQVVVHRDIKSSNVLLDLDMQARLGDFGLAKLYAQGEEPGTTRVVGTLGYLAPELAMLASPTTASDVYSFGVVVLEVACGRKPIEMWQDREEDIVLVDLVREKYIEGKLSELADERIKGEYNVDEMEAVLKLGLSCCHPDPPRRPSMSEVVAVLLGEDTTVAPKVMLRGTMEEPSP